One region of Synechococcales cyanobacterium T60_A2020_003 genomic DNA includes:
- the ggt gene encoding gamma-glutamyltransferase: MRGAIAAGHPKTAEAGIEILRQGGNAFDAAVGAVLAACVVEPTLTSLAGGGFLLAHTHDGQNVLFDFFTQTPHQKRAIAEVDFFPVEVDFGTATQEFHIGLGSMAVPGVLAGLWQVHQSLGRLSFAAVADPAIQYALHGVEVTDFQGYCCRLLEPILVHATDLRSSYFPADELVKPGDRLVNPDLGHSLAHITKHGIGEFYEGEWAQRLLHDCQHRGGYLTRNDLLNYQVIERSPFITRYRNETLVTNPPPSSGGTLIAFALRLLNDLSVESLTFGSEEHLRILAQVMRLTNQARSDGYDGRLYEPGIADRFLAPSHVEAYQTLLQPLLSGQTPVNKWGSTTHLSVVDAEGNAASVTTSNGEGSGYVIPGTGILINNMLGEADLHPGGFHGWVENQRISSMMAPTIVLKGDRPEIVLGSGGSNRIRTAILQVISNLIDFQMPMDEAVNAPRIHWENGVFNLEPGLTPVTPSTLDGSLNDQIIPWDTHNMFFGGVHAVQSLGDRLFDGAGDRRRGGAFAVCE, encoded by the coding sequence ATGCGTGGAGCGATCGCAGCCGGACATCCAAAAACCGCAGAAGCAGGCATCGAAATCCTGCGCCAAGGCGGCAATGCCTTTGATGCTGCTGTGGGAGCGGTCTTAGCCGCCTGCGTGGTAGAACCGACCCTCACCTCTCTGGCAGGCGGCGGCTTTCTCTTGGCCCATACCCACGACGGCCAGAATGTGCTGTTTGACTTCTTTACCCAAACACCCCACCAAAAACGGGCGATCGCTGAGGTCGATTTCTTTCCGGTGGAGGTGGACTTTGGCACCGCTACCCAGGAGTTTCACATCGGGCTAGGGTCGATGGCGGTGCCGGGGGTACTTGCAGGACTCTGGCAGGTGCATCAATCCCTGGGACGCCTCTCCTTTGCAGCAGTGGCTGACCCCGCCATTCAGTATGCCTTGCATGGGGTGGAGGTTACGGACTTTCAGGGCTATTGCTGCCGCTTGCTAGAGCCGATCTTGGTTCATGCCACTGATCTGCGATCCTCCTATTTCCCCGCTGACGAACTGGTCAAACCGGGCGATCGCCTCGTCAATCCGGACTTGGGACACAGTCTAGCCCACATTACGAAACACGGCATTGGCGAATTTTATGAGGGGGAGTGGGCACAGCGCCTCCTCCACGACTGCCAACACCGGGGCGGCTATCTCACCCGCAACGATTTGCTAAACTATCAGGTCATCGAGCGATCGCCCTTCATCACCCGCTACCGCAACGAAACCCTGGTCACCAATCCGCCGCCCAGTTCCGGCGGCACCCTGATCGCCTTTGCCCTCCGTTTGCTCAACGACCTCAGCGTAGAATCACTCACCTTTGGCAGCGAGGAACACTTGCGAATTTTGGCTCAGGTGATGCGCCTCACCAACCAAGCCCGATCCGATGGCTACGATGGTCGGCTGTACGAACCGGGGATTGCCGATCGCTTTCTCGCCCCATCCCATGTCGAAGCCTATCAAACCCTTCTGCAACCCCTGTTGTCAGGCCAAACTCCAGTCAACAAATGGGGCAGCACCACCCATCTCAGCGTGGTGGATGCGGAGGGTAATGCCGCCAGTGTGACCACCTCCAACGGCGAAGGATCGGGCTACGTGATTCCAGGAACGGGCATTTTGATCAACAACATGCTGGGCGAGGCTGATCTGCATCCGGGCGGGTTCCACGGCTGGGTCGAAAATCAGCGGATTTCTTCCATGATGGCTCCTACGATTGTGCTGAAGGGCGATCGCCCAGAGATTGTGCTGGGTTCGGGCGGATCAAACCGAATCCGTACGGCAATTCTGCAAGTCATTTCCAACCTGATCGATTTCCAAATGCCGATGGACGAAGCCGTCAACGCGCCGCGTATTCACTGGGAAAATGGCGTGTTTAACCTGGAACCGGGGCTCACTCCGGTCACGCCCTCAACCCTAGACGGTTCGCTGAACGATCAGATCATTCCTTGGGATACCCACAATATGTTTTTTGGCGGCGTTCATGCGGTGCAAAGTCTGGGCGATCGCCTCTTTGACGGGGCGGGCGATCGCCGCCGAGGTGGAGCATTTGCTGTCTGCGAGTGA